TCGCGCAGTCGGTCCCGCGCGCCCGTGAGGTCATCGGACCACATCAGCATGCACGCCTCGTAGAAGGGGGGACTCCGCAGCGGTCGCAGGGGTAAGCCCTCGCCCTGCAGCGACTTGGCCCGCTCAAGCTTTGCGGTGGGGAAGCCCTTACCGGAGAGGAACTCGTAGAACCCGAGCACGGCGAGCGACTCGGCGATGATCGTCCTGGCCCCGGAACGCTCCGCCAGCTGCACGGCGCGGCGGACCCGGGCGGTCGCGGATCGGTGGTGGCCGGAGGCTTCGGCCGCCACCGCCAGCTCAAGGTTGATGCTGGCCTGGAGGGATGGATCCTCCCTCGCCTCCCGAAGGGCCCGCTCGGCGAGGGCTACCGCCGACGAGGCGTCGCGGCGGTGGTAGTGGACCCGGCTGAGGTACAGCAGCGCCTCCGCCCGCATCGGTCCGGTGGAGGCAGTCGCCGCCTCCTGGAGAAGCTCCTCGGCCCGCTCGACCTGCGCCGACTCGAACGCGTAGCGCCCGGCATGGGCCGTCCGCCGGTTGCGCGCATCGACCCGCTCGGCAGGCGTCAGCGCCCTGGAGAGCTCGGCGAGCTGGGCGGCGGCGTCCGGAGCCCCGTGGGACCGGGCCCGCTGGGCGGCGTCTTCCAGCAACTGCGCCACCGGCTCGTCCGGCCCCTCCGCCGCCAGGGCCAGGTGTCGGGCCCGTTCCTCGCGGTCGGAGGCCACCTCGGCGAGCAGCCGATGCACCCGCCGGCGCTCCTCCGGTGCCGACCCCGAGTACAGGGCCGTGCCGAGCAGCGGGTTTGAGAACCGGATGCGATCCCGCGAGATCTCGATCACGTCGGCCTGCACCGCGGCCTGCACACTGTCGCCGAACCCCGGCGGATCCCCAAGCGCCCGCGAGATCGACGTCAGCGTCGGCTGCGGCGAGGCCGAGACGAAAAGGAGCACCTCGCGGACCGAACTGGACAGCAGGGCGAGCCGTTCGCTCAACAACTCCACCAGTCGTTCCGGTATCTGGAGGGCCTGCCCGGGCTGGACATCGACCCCTCGCCTGACCAGGGCGCGCGCCAGCTCCATAGCGAGGAACGGATTCCCGCCCGATGCCTCGTGGATCTGCACCAGCGCCCAGTGGGGCAATCCCGTCCCGA
This portion of the Candidatus Methylomirabilota bacterium genome encodes:
- a CDS encoding AAA family ATPase; this translates as ELTLAARVLEPGITDPVALVLTGEEGIGKTTLWGAVLSRAEERGFRVLSARPVESEATLAFAAVADLLRDGFDQAVVSLPAPQRTALEAALLRGDREGIPEPRAVAFGFHGSLLALAGSAPLLVGVDDVQWLDAPSARVLGFALRRLERVPVGVVVALRAAPDAEVPSPLGLDGSWPEERIYRVPVRPLGLEVLRRILLSRLGTGLPHWALVQIHEASGGNPFLAMELARALVRRGVDVQPGQALQIPERLVELLSERLALLSSSVREVLLFVSASPQPTLTSISRALGDPPGFGDSVQAAVQADVIEISRDRIRFSNPLLGTALYSGSAPEERRRVHRLLAEVASDREERARHLALAAEGPDEPVAQLLEDAAQRARSHGAPDAAAQLAELSRALTPAERVDARNRRTAHAGRYAFESAQVERAEELLQEAATASTGPMRAEALLYLSRVHYHRRDASSAVALAERALREAREDPSLQASINLELAVAAEASGHHRSATARVRRAVQLAERSGARTIIAESLAVLGFYEFLSGKGFPTAKLERAKSLQGEGLPLRPLRSPPFYEACMLMWSDDLTGARDRLR